The DNA region ACCCAGGGCCGCTCGAAGCGGTCCCGGCCGAAGCCGCCGAGCAGCACCGCGTACACCATGGTGAGCACGCGGTAGCCGGTGAGCGCGCGCCACAGCGGCTGCTCGACCGACATCCGCACGACCCGTTCGCGCCTGGCCATCTCCCCCACCACCCCCGGGCGCCCCCCTCGCAGGGTCAGGCGCCGGACTCTTCCCGTGCCGCGATCTCGGCCTTGACGGCCTCCTTGGCGGCCTTCTCGGCCTCCGCGATCTGCCGCTTGGCGGCGGTCGCGTAGATGTCCACGTACTCCTGGCCGGAGAGCTTCATGATCTCGTACATGACCTCGTCGGTCACCGAGCGCAGGATGAAGCGGTCGCCCTCCATGCCGCGGTAGCGGCTGAAGTCGAGCGGCTTGCCGATCCGGATGCCCGGGCGCATCAGCTTGGGCAGCACCTTGCCGGGCGGCTGGATCTTCTCGGTGTCGATCATGGCGACCGGGATGACCGGCGCGCCGGTGGCAAGGGCGACCCGGGCGAGACCGCCGGGCTTGCCGCGGTAGAGCCGCCCGTCGGGCGAGCGGGTGCCCTCGGGGTAGATGCCGAACAGGCCGCCACCCTCGATGACCTCGATGCCGGCCTTGATCGCGGCCTCGCCGGCGCCGCGGGCGCCGGAGCGGTCGACCGGGAGCTGTCCGACGCCCTTGAAGAAGGCGGCCGTCAGCCGGCCCTTGACGCCCGGGGTGGTGAAGTACTCGGCCTTGGCGATGAAGGTCACCTTGCGGTCGAGCACGGCGGGCAGGAAGAAGGAGTCGGAGAACGACAGGTGGTTGCTCGCGAGGATCGCCGGCCCCTCGGCGGGAATGTTCTCGATGCCCTCGACCCAGGGCCTGAAGGCGAGCTTCAGGGACCCCCCGAGGGAGAACTTCATTGCGCCGTAGATCAACTCGCCATGCCTTCCGTGTGCCCGTCAAGGCGACCTTATCCCGTTCTCCTCCTGATCCCGCGCTCCTCGTGGCCCCCTTCGTGCGGACGGACCTTCTGCCGACGGACCTGGTCGGTGTCGGTCCGGTCGCGTACGGTGAAAGCCTTCCCCTTTTCGTCGTCGAACCCCGAACAGGAGACCCCGTGCCGGTCCTTCCTGGAGCCGAGCCCTACCGCCACGAGGGCGGAGAGGTCGGCGTCCTCCTCTGTCACGGATTCACCGGGTCCCCGCAGTCGCTGCGCCCCTGGGCCGAGTACCTGGCCGGGCGCGGACTGACGGTGGCGCTGCCGCTGCTGCCCGGGCACGGCACCCGCTGGCAGGACATGCAGCTCACCACCTGGCACGACTGGTACGCGGAGGTGGACCGCGAGCTGCGCGAGCTGACCGCGCGCTGCGAGCGGGTCTTCGTCATGGGCCTTTCGATGGGCGGCGCGCTCACGCTGCGGCTCGCGGCGCGGCACGGCGACGCGATCAGCGGCATCGTGCTCGTCAACCCGGGCAACAAGGTGCACGGGCTCGCGGCGTACGCGCTGCCGGTCGCCCGGCACTTCGTGCCCTCCACCAAGGGCATCGCCAGCGACATCGCCAAGGCCGGCGTGGCCGAGGTGGGGTACGACCGGGTGCCGCTGCACGCGGCGCACTCGCTGCGGCGCTTCTTCCAGGCGGTCGACGGCGAGCTGCCGCAGGTCACGCAGCCGGTGGTGCTGCTGCACAGCCCGCAGGACCATGTCGTGCCGCCGGCCGACTCGGCCCGGATCCTCAGCCGGATCTCGTCCACGGACGTGAAGGAGATCGTGCTGGAACAGAGCTACCACGTGGCGACGTTGGACCACGATGCGGAGCGGATCTTCGAGGAGAGCTGGGCGTTCGTCACCCGGCTCGCCCCGGAGCTGCGCGGGGAGATCGGGGAGAGGGGAGTCGCAAGCGGTGGCTGAGCAGCAGGACGGCAACGAGCGGGAGCCGCAGCCCATCGACGAGGAGGCGGCGTGGGCCGCGATCGTCGCGGGGTACGGGGAGGAGCCGGCGGACCCGCCCCCTGGCTTCGCCGGGGGGACCCCCGGTTCGCGCCAGGTCCGTCCGGTGGAGGACCTGGCGCTGCCGGACCTGCCGGAGGACGAGGAGCCCGCGGCGCCGGCCGGGACGGCGACGGCTCCGGCGGAGAAGCCGGACAAGTTCCGCAGGCCGCAGCCGCCGGAGGACGAGAAGGCGGGGCCGGAGGAGCCGGGTGACGCGCCGGCCCTCGGCTCGTCGATCGTCTTCGCCCCCGGTGTGCGCCTCGGCGGCGGCCCGCGCGACTACTCGCTGGCCGACCCCGACGAGCCGGCGGACGGCGACGGCGCGTCCGGCGCCGACGAGGGCCACTTCATCCCGCCGGAGCCCCCGCCGCTCCCGGAGGCCGACACCACCACCAAGTTCGCCTGGCTCGCGGTGGTCGGCGGCCCGGTCCTGATGCTGCTCGCCGTCCTCCTCCAGTGGGACATGACCTGGTGGCTCACCACGCTGTGCGTGGGCGGCTTCCTGGGCGGCTTCGTGACGCTGGTGGCCCGGATGAAGGGCGACGACGAGGACGACGACGGCTTCGACGACCCGGGCCGGGGCGCGGTGGTCTGATTTTCTTGCCGCCCTCGCACCGCTCGGCGCCGGGGCGCCTCACGGGCTTCGGGCGGCTGCGGCGGCCTCCGACCGCCGAGCGTCGTGGCTCAGGCCGCCGGCACACGGGCCACCGCCAGCACCGGCAGGTGGGCTGAGCCTCTCAACGCCCCCCTCGCACCGCTCGGCGCCCGGGGCGCCTCACGGGCTTCGGGCGGCTGCGGCGGCCTCCGACCGCCGGGCGTCATGGCTCAGGCCGCCGGCACACGGACCACCGCCAGCACCGGCAGGTGGTCCGTCGCCGTGTGGAGGTCGGCGCGGTCCAGGCCCGTCGGGACGCCGCAGGCGAGGAACTCGACGCCCGGGGTGGCGAGGATCGCGTCGATGCGGCGGTCGGGGGCGGAGGCCGGGAAGGTGGGGGTGGTGCCCCAGGGGGCGGTCGCGTGGCCTTCCTGGAGCTCCTTGGTCAGCCGGGTCCAGGCCGGGCCGCCGGGGCGCTCGTTGAGGTCGCCGGCGACGATCGCGTACGGCGTGCCGAGCCCGGCCACCCGGTCGAGGACCAGGCCCGCCTGCGCGTACCGCTCCCGCTCGGACAGGCTGAGGTGACAGCTGATCACGCCGAGCCGGGCACCGCCGAGCCGGACCACGGCGGTGGCGAGGCCTCGGCGGTGCAGGCCGGGGGTGAGCGGGAGCAGCACGTCCTCGGTGTGCTCCACGGTGGCCCGCAGCGAGCACAGCAGCAGCGGACCGGCGGCGGTGGCGCCGCCGCCGAGCACGACCAGGTCGCTCTTCGCGGCCAGCCGGGCCGCGTGCTTGCGCCAGCGGAAGAAGCGCGGCGCCTCCTGGACGCACACGAGGTCGGGGGCGCAGGCCCGGATCACCCGGGCGAGCGCGTCCTCGTCGTCCCGCAGCGAGCGCACGTTGTAGGAGAGGATCCGGACGACGGCCGAACCATCGGGCTCGGTACGGGAGTTGGGCAGCTCACTGATCGCCATGCGGTCAACATAAACGCCGCGCCCGCCGCGCCCCAGAGGGCACGGCGGGCACGCGCACGAACGAGTGGACGCTCAGCCCTGGCGGGCCAGGTCCGCCGCGCCGACCAGACCGGCCTTGTTGCCGAGCTGCGCCGCGAGCACCTGCGCGTGCGGCCGCCACTGGCCGCCGATCAGCCAGCGCCGGAAGGACTTGCGGATCGGGTCGAGGACCAGCTCGCCCTCGTCGGAGACACCGCCGCCGACGATGAAGGCCGAGGGGTCGAACAGCGAGGCCAGGTCCGCGAGGCCGGCGCCGGCCCAGCGGGCGAGCTCGCGGAAGGAGTCGATCGCGACCTTGTCGCCCGCGCGGGCGGCCTCGCTGACGTGCTTGCCCTGGATGCCGTCCGGGGTGCCGTCGCCGAGCGCGAGGAGCACCGCGGCGTTCTCGGGGGTGGCGGCGGCGCGCTGCTTGGCGTAGCGGACGAGGGCGCGCCCGGAGGCGTACTGCTCCCAGCAGCCCTGGCTGCCGCAGCCGCACAGCAGACCGTCCGGGACGACCCGGATGTGGCCGAACTCGGCGGCCACGCCGAAGCGCCCGCGGCGCAGCTTGTTGCCGATGATGATGCCGCCGCCGAGGCCGGTGCCGAGCGTGATGCAGATGACGTCCTCGTGGCCCTGGCCGGCGCCGAAGCGGTACTCGCCCCAGGCGGCCGCGTTGGCGTCGTTCTCGACCACGACGGGGAGGCCGACCCGCTGCTCGACCTTGTCCTTCAGCGGCTCGTGCCGCCAGTCGATGTTCGGCGCGAAGAGGACGGTGGCGCGCTTGTCGTCGACGTAGCCCGCGGCTCCGATGCCGACGGCCTCGATCTGGTACCCCTTGCCGGCCTCGGAGACCGCTGCGCAGATGGCGTCGACGATGCCCTCGGGGGTCGGCGGGGTGGGCACGGTGTGGGTGTCGAGGATGTTGCCCTCCTCGTCGACCACGCCGGCCGCGATCTTCGTGCCGCCGATGTCGACGCCGATGGTGAGTCCCATGTGTCCCTCAGTTTTCGGTCGAGCCCCGCTAAGGCCCACCGTACCCGAGGAGGGCGCCCCTCCTGATCAGTCCAGGTCGATGTGCTGGCCGCCGCCGGGGGCCTCGTCGGGCCCGTCGCCGGGCTTGCCGTCCCGCTTGTCGTCGGCCTTCGGTTCGGCCTTCGGCTCACCCTTCGGTTCGGCGGCCGGTGCCGCGCCGGTGGCCTGCCCGGTGGCCTGCTGGGTGTCGCCGCGGGTCCAGCGGGCCTCCTGGCCCTGGACGGCGGAGCGGTAGGCGGCGAGCAGTTCGTTGCCGGCGGCGGCGAGGTGGTCGAAGACCTGCGGGTTGCGCTCGATGACGGGCTCGACGAGCGCCTTCGCCTGGTTGACGACCTCCTTGACGGTCGCGGCCGCCTGCCCCGCGGCGGGACCGGCGAGCGGGCCGCCGAGGCCGGAGAGCTTGTCGGCGACGGCATCGAAGAGCTTGCGGAACTCCTCGGCCGGGCTGCCGGGCTCCTCCCCGCGGGTGGCGCGGCGGCGGGCCTTCTCGGCCTCCAGGTCTTCGGCGCAGGCCCGGGCCCAGGCGTCCGAATCGCTCATGGCGTACTCCTTAGGGGCTTCTACGGTCGACGGTACACGCCCCGGAGACGCCCCGGTACGGGTCAGGGAGCGGTCCTCGGCCACAGTCCGGGGTCCGGGGCGAACCGGATCCGCAAGTCGCCGTCGACGAGTCCGGCGCCGGTGACGGTGCAGCGGCGCAGCACCGGCGGCATCGGTACGGCGCGGCGGAACGGGCCGACGGCGAGGAGGAGTTCGTCCCCGCGGCGGACGAGCGAGAGCGCGCCCTTGACGGCGCCGGGCAGCGGGACGTGCCAGACCAGGATGCCGTCCGCCGCGCGGCGGTCCTCGACGGTCCACTCGGCGGGGGCGGCCGGTTCGCCGACCGGCACCGCGAGCAGGGCCAGGTCCTCGGCGCCGCGCGGGTCGCGCCCGAGGTGCGGCAGCTCGTGCAGCTCCGGGCGGGCCTCGCGGAGCGCGGCGAGGTGCCGGTGCTGCTCGGCGGCGAGGGCGGCGAACCAGGGGTCGGGCGAGTCGGCGGGCAGCACCCGGTTGGCGACGACGCCGTCGAGGGCGAGGCCCTGGAGGGCGAGGCCGAGCCGGGCGGTGCGCAGGGCGTCCTCGGCGGCGGGGCCGGGTTCGACGACAAGGCGTACGGCGGTGTCCGGGGAGTCGACGACGTCCTGGACGGCGGCGAGCTCGGCCTCCCAGCGGGCGGTGGTCTCGTACAGCCACTGCGCGGGCAGCGGTACGCCGGCGAGCTGGGCGAGCATCGGGCGCAGCGCCCGGGCGGCCTGGCGCTCGGGCGGCAGCAGCCGGCGCAGATAGCGGCGCAGCTGGACGGGCAGGGCGAGCAGCGCGAGCGCCTCGCGGACCGGCGGCAGCTCGACCAGGACGAGGTCCCAGTCCCCGGCGGCCGCGTCCCGGATCGCCCGCAGCATCGCGACCTGGCCGCTGCCGGGCAGCTCGGTGAGCTCCGCGTCCTCGAAGGGCGTGGCGCCGAGGAGGTCGAGGGCGGTGGTGGAGCGGGCCTGGAAGGCGAGGAACTCGCGGCGGAAGTCGGTGGCGGGGTCGGGCACGAGCACCTCCGGCCCGCCGGGCCCCAGGTCGCCCGGGCCCCCCGCCTCCCCCGACACCAGCAGCACCCGCCGCCCGGCCCGCGCCTCGGCGAGCGCGGTCCCCACCGCGACGGAAGTCCGCCCGGCGCCGCCGGTACCGGTCACAAGAATGATCCGCATGCGCCGACGGTACCGGCGGTGCGCTCCGCGCTTCGTCGCGGGCCGGGGCGGTGCCCGCTACTTCCCGGACTCGACCCGCTTCTTCAGGCCCGCCAGGGCGCGGTCGATGATGACCTTCTCCGCCTTGCGCTTGATCATGCCGAGCATGGGGATCTTGACGTCGACGGTCAGCTGGTAGGTGACCTCGGTGGAGGCGCCGCCGGCCGTCGGGGCCAGGCGGTAGGAGCCGTCGAGGGAGCGGAGCATCTGGGACTTGACGAGGGTCCAGGAGACCTCGTTGTCGCCGGTCCAGGTGTACGCGAGGGTGTGGTCGTCCTTGATCGCGCCCGCGTCGAGGAGCAGGCGGACCTTCTCCGCGCGGCCGGCCGGGTCCGTCGACAGGACCTCGGCCTCCTTCACCTCGCCCGTCCACTCGGGGTAGCGGGCGAAGTCGGCGATGACGCTCATGACCTCGGCCGGGGCCGCCTCGATGGTGATGCTCGAGCTGGTGTGTTCCGCCATCGCGGGGGCTCCTCGTATGGACGCGATCCGTATCTGCCCGAAGGCTATCGCGCCGTCATCACGGGGCCGTCACCACTCCAGGGTCCACGGGCGTCCGGTCGCCGCGAAGTGGCCGACGTTCACGCACTCGGTCGCGCCGACCCGCATGCGGCGGACCAGCGGCTGGTGGACGTGGCCGAAGAGGGCGTAGCGGGGGCGGGTGCGGCGGATCGCGTCGAGGAGGGCGCGGCTGCCGCGCTCGAAGCGGCGGGCCACGGTGTCGTACGTGAGCTCGGGCAGGTCCGGCGGGATGTGCGAGCAGAGCACGTCGACCTCGCCGAGCGCCTCGACCTTGGCCGCGTACTCCTCGTCGGAGATCTCGTACGGCGTGCGCATGGGCGTGCGCAGCCCGCCGCCGACGAAGCCGAAGACGAGGCCGCCGAGCTCGACCCGGTCGCCGTCGAGGACGGTGGTGCCGGGGCCGGCGTACTCGGACCAGAGGCCGGGGATGTCGACGTTGCCGTAGGTGGCGTAGGTGGGCGCGGGCAGGGCGGCGAACATCTCGGCGTACTGGCGGCGGACGGCGGACTCGATCGCGGTGGCGCGGTCGATGCCGAGCTCGCCCCAGAGCCGGCGGCCCAGGTCACGGGCCTCGTCGAAGCGGCGGGCGGTGCGCAGCTCGACGAGCCGGTCGGCGTTCTCGACGCCGAAGAGGTCGGGGAAGATGCCCCGGGAGTGGTCGGCGTAGTCGAGGAAGAGGACCAGGTCCCCGAGGCATATCAGGGCGTCGGCACCCTCCCCCGCTCTGGCGAGGGCTCCCGTGTTGCCGTGCACGTCGCTCACCACATTGATCCTCATGGACTCACCCTAGGGCGTCGGACCTGCGGTTACTTGGGAGTCGGGAAAGCGGTCGACTACTGTGCGCCCAGAACGGCCGTGCTCGTGTGACGCATGGAACATCTGCCCCGGACCCCCTATCGGGAACTGTGTACTGATGGGTAACGTCCGGGCAGTCCACAGTCGTGCTCGCCCCCCACCGAGCACCTGCCCGATCATGGACCGCACCGGTGCATCACACAGAGCCGTGGCGCCGGAGCCCGATGAGGAGCAGCAGTCTTGCGCGAGTTCAGCCTTCCGGCCCTGTACGAGGTCCCCACGGACGGCAACCTGACGGATCTCATCCGCCGCAACGCCTCCCAGCACCCAGACGTCGCCGTGATGGCGCGCAAGGTCGGGGGCGTCTGGACGGACGTCACCGCCAAGCAGTTCCTCGCCGAGGTACAGGGGGCGGCGAAGGGTCTGATCGCGGCCGGCGTCGAACCGGGCGACCGGGTGGCCCTACTGTCCCGCACCCGCTACGAGTGGGTGCTGCTCGACTTCGCGATCTGGAGCGCGGGCGCGATCACCGTGCCGGTGTACGAGACCAGCTCGCCCGAGCAGATCCAGTGGATCCTCGGCGACTCGGGCGCCTCCCTGGCGCTGGTGGAGAGCGCGGCGCACCAGGCCTCGGTGGAGTCGGTGCGGGCGGGCCTGCCGGCCCTGAAGACCGTGCTGCAGATCGAGGACGACGCGGTGGCGCGGCTGACCGCGGACGGCGCGGACGTCTCGGACGAGCTGCTCGACCAGCGGATGTCGTCGGCGAACGCGGACGATCCGGCGACGATCGTCTACACCTCGGGCACCACCGGCCGCCCCAAGGGCTGCGTGCTGACCCACCGGGCGTTCTTCGCCGAGTGCGGCAACGTGGTCGAGCGGCTGAAGCCGCTCTTCCGTACGGGCGAGTCCTCGGCGCTGCTGTTCCTGCCGGCCGCGCACGTCTTCGGCCGGCTGATCGAGGTCGGCTGTGTGATGGCGCCGATCAAGCTGGGCTGTCTGCCCGACATCAAGACCCTCACCGACGAGCTGGCCTCCTTCCAGCCCACGATGGTCCTCGGCGTCCCGCGGGTCTTCGAGAAGGTCTACAACTCGGCCCGGGCCAAGGCGCAGGCCGACGGCAAGGGCAAGATCTTCGACAAGGCCGCGCACACGGCGATCGCCTACAGCCGGGCGCTCGGCACCCCGCAGGGCCCGTCCTTCGGTCTGAGGCTGAAGCACAAGATCTTCGACAAGCTGGTGTACGGGAAGCTGCGCGCCGTCCTCGGCGGGCGCGGCGAGTACGCGATCTCCGGCGGCGCGCCGCTGGGCGAGCGGCTCGGGCACTTCTTCCGCGGCATCGGCTTCTCGGTCCTGGAGGGCTACGGCCTGACGGAGTCCTGCGCGGCGACCGCGTTCAACCCGTGGGACCGGCAGAAGATCGGCACGGTCGGCCAGCCGCTGCCGGGCTCGGTGGTGCGGATCGCCGACGACGGCGAGGTGCTGCTGCACGGCGAGCACATCTTCTCCGGCTACTGGAACAACGAGGCGGCGACCGCCGAGGCGCTGGCGGACGGCTGGTTCCACACCGGTGACATCGGCACGCTCGACGAGGACGGCTACCTCGCGATCACCGGCCGGAAGAAGGAGATCCTGGTGACGGCGGGCGGCAAGAACGTCGCCCCGGCGGTCATCGAGGACCGGATCCGGGCGCACGCGCTGGTCGCGGAGTGCATGGTGGTCGGCGACGGACGCCCGTTCGTGGGCGCGCTCGTGACGGTCGACGAGGAGTTCCTGGGCCGCTGGGCGGCCGAGCACGGCAAGCCGGCCGGCTCGACCGCGGCCTCGCTGCGCGAGGACCCGGAGCTGAACGCGGAGATCCAGCGCGCGATCGACGACGGCAACGCGGCGGTCTCGAAGGCGGAGTCGGTGCGGAAGTTCCGTATCCTGTCCGCGCAGTTCACGGAGGAGGCGGGGCACATCACCCCGTCGCTGAAGCTGAAGCGCAATGTCGTGGCGAAGGACTTCGCCGACGAGATCGAGGCGATCTACAGCGCCTGACGGTTCGCGCCTGACGGTCGTTCGGAACGCCCCTGGCGGGCCCGGTTCACGGGTCGGCCGGGGGC from Streptomyces fradiae includes:
- a CDS encoding alpha/beta hydrolase translates to MPVLPGAEPYRHEGGEVGVLLCHGFTGSPQSLRPWAEYLAGRGLTVALPLLPGHGTRWQDMQLTTWHDWYAEVDRELRELTARCERVFVMGLSMGGALTLRLAARHGDAISGIVLVNPGNKVHGLAAYALPVARHFVPSTKGIASDIAKAGVAEVGYDRVPLHAAHSLRRFFQAVDGELPQVTQPVVLLHSPQDHVVPPADSARILSRISSTDVKEIVLEQSYHVATLDHDAERIFEESWAFVTRLAPELRGEIGERGVASGG
- a CDS encoding SRPBCC family protein, translated to MAEHTSSSITIEAAPAEVMSVIADFARYPEWTGEVKEAEVLSTDPAGRAEKVRLLLDAGAIKDDHTLAYTWTGDNEVSWTLVKSQMLRSLDGSYRLAPTAGGASTEVTYQLTVDVKIPMLGMIKRKAEKVIIDRALAGLKKRVESGK
- a CDS encoding endonuclease/exonuclease/phosphatase family protein produces the protein MAISELPNSRTEPDGSAVVRILSYNVRSLRDDEDALARVIRACAPDLVCVQEAPRFFRWRKHAARLAAKSDLVVLGGGATAAGPLLLCSLRATVEHTEDVLLPLTPGLHRRGLATAVVRLGGARLGVISCHLSLSERERYAQAGLVLDRVAGLGTPYAIVAGDLNERPGGPAWTRLTKELQEGHATAPWGTTPTFPASAPDRRIDAILATPGVEFLACGVPTGLDRADLHTATDHLPVLAVVRVPAA
- a CDS encoding lysophospholipid acyltransferase family protein → MKFSLGGSLKLAFRPWVEGIENIPAEGPAILASNHLSFSDSFFLPAVLDRKVTFIAKAEYFTTPGVKGRLTAAFFKGVGQLPVDRSGARGAGEAAIKAGIEVIEGGGLFGIYPEGTRSPDGRLYRGKPGGLARVALATGAPVIPVAMIDTEKIQPPGKVLPKLMRPGIRIGKPLDFSRYRGMEGDRFILRSVTDEVMYEIMKLSGQEYVDIYATAAKRQIAEAEKAAKEAVKAEIAAREESGA
- a CDS encoding ROK family glucokinase codes for the protein MGLTIGVDIGGTKIAAGVVDEEGNILDTHTVPTPPTPEGIVDAICAAVSEAGKGYQIEAVGIGAAGYVDDKRATVLFAPNIDWRHEPLKDKVEQRVGLPVVVENDANAAAWGEYRFGAGQGHEDVICITLGTGLGGGIIIGNKLRRGRFGVAAEFGHIRVVPDGLLCGCGSQGCWEQYASGRALVRYAKQRAAATPENAAVLLALGDGTPDGIQGKHVSEAARAGDKVAIDSFRELARWAGAGLADLASLFDPSAFIVGGGVSDEGELVLDPIRKSFRRWLIGGQWRPHAQVLAAQLGNKAGLVGAADLARQG
- a CDS encoding ArsA family ATPase, with protein sequence MRIILVTGTGGAGRTSVAVGTALAEARAGRRVLLVSGEAGGPGDLGPGGPEVLVPDPATDFRREFLAFQARSTTALDLLGATPFEDAELTELPGSGQVAMLRAIRDAAAGDWDLVLVELPPVREALALLALPVQLRRYLRRLLPPERQAARALRPMLAQLAGVPLPAQWLYETTARWEAELAAVQDVVDSPDTAVRLVVEPGPAAEDALRTARLGLALQGLALDGVVANRVLPADSPDPWFAALAAEQHRHLAALREARPELHELPHLGRDPRGAEDLALLAVPVGEPAAPAEWTVEDRRAADGILVWHVPLPGAVKGALSLVRRGDELLLAVGPFRRAVPMPPVLRRCTVTGAGLVDGDLRIRFAPDPGLWPRTAP
- a CDS encoding long-chain fatty acid--CoA ligase, whose product is MREFSLPALYEVPTDGNLTDLIRRNASQHPDVAVMARKVGGVWTDVTAKQFLAEVQGAAKGLIAAGVEPGDRVALLSRTRYEWVLLDFAIWSAGAITVPVYETSSPEQIQWILGDSGASLALVESAAHQASVESVRAGLPALKTVLQIEDDAVARLTADGADVSDELLDQRMSSANADDPATIVYTSGTTGRPKGCVLTHRAFFAECGNVVERLKPLFRTGESSALLFLPAAHVFGRLIEVGCVMAPIKLGCLPDIKTLTDELASFQPTMVLGVPRVFEKVYNSARAKAQADGKGKIFDKAAHTAIAYSRALGTPQGPSFGLRLKHKIFDKLVYGKLRAVLGGRGEYAISGGAPLGERLGHFFRGIGFSVLEGYGLTESCAATAFNPWDRQKIGTVGQPLPGSVVRIADDGEVLLHGEHIFSGYWNNEAATAEALADGWFHTGDIGTLDEDGYLAITGRKKEILVTAGGKNVAPAVIEDRIRAHALVAECMVVGDGRPFVGALVTVDEEFLGRWAAEHGKPAGSTAASLREDPELNAEIQRAIDDGNAAVSKAESVRKFRILSAQFTEEAGHITPSLKLKRNVVAKDFADEIEAIYSA
- a CDS encoding DUF5304 domain-containing protein, which encodes MSDSDAWARACAEDLEAEKARRRATRGEEPGSPAEEFRKLFDAVADKLSGLGGPLAGPAAGQAAATVKEVVNQAKALVEPVIERNPQVFDHLAAAGNELLAAYRSAVQGQEARWTRGDTQQATGQATGAAPAAEPKGEPKAEPKADDKRDGKPGDGPDEAPGGGQHIDLD
- a CDS encoding metallophosphoesterase; this translates as MRINVVSDVHGNTGALARAGEGADALICLGDLVLFLDYADHSRGIFPDLFGVENADRLVELRTARRFDEARDLGRRLWGELGIDRATAIESAVRRQYAEMFAALPAPTYATYGNVDIPGLWSEYAGPGTTVLDGDRVELGGLVFGFVGGGLRTPMRTPYEISDEEYAAKVEALGEVDVLCSHIPPDLPELTYDTVARRFERGSRALLDAIRRTRPRYALFGHVHQPLVRRMRVGATECVNVGHFAATGRPWTLEW